In the Kitasatospora terrestris genome, one interval contains:
- a CDS encoding TetR/AcrR family transcriptional regulator, with translation MASRTPSAAPKSEEQRSGAERAPRRRLSVDERREQLIAVALELFSAHPPDEVSIDDIAAAAGASRPLVYHYFPGKQALYEESLRRAGQELAGRFEEPADGPLSERLYRVMGRYLEYVESHAAGFTALLRGGSVVSGPGADAVIDQVRRAAGEQILLHLAVPDPSPALRRTVRAWIANAEISSLDWLGERAVPREELQLQLVQELVVSLAVTAAREPALAAHLAEYWAAETPEGPTGRLLHDFTALLATPGLGDTLLRLATG, from the coding sequence ATGGCTTCCCGTACGCCGTCGGCGGCGCCCAAGTCCGAGGAACAGCGCAGCGGTGCCGAACGGGCACCCCGGCGCCGGCTGAGCGTGGACGAGCGGCGCGAACAGCTGATCGCCGTCGCGCTGGAGCTGTTCAGCGCCCACCCGCCGGACGAGGTGTCGATCGACGACATCGCGGCCGCCGCCGGAGCCTCCCGGCCGCTGGTGTACCACTACTTCCCCGGCAAGCAGGCGCTCTACGAGGAGTCGCTGCGCCGGGCCGGCCAGGAGCTGGCCGGCCGCTTCGAGGAGCCCGCCGACGGCCCGCTCTCCGAGCGGCTGTACCGGGTGATGGGCCGTTACCTCGAGTACGTGGAGAGCCACGCGGCCGGCTTCACCGCGCTGCTGCGCGGCGGCTCGGTGGTGTCCGGCCCGGGCGCGGACGCGGTGATCGACCAGGTCCGGCGGGCGGCCGGCGAGCAGATCCTGCTGCACCTGGCGGTGCCGGACCCGAGCCCGGCGCTGCGCCGGACCGTCCGGGCGTGGATCGCCAACGCGGAGATCTCCTCGCTGGACTGGCTGGGCGAGCGCGCCGTCCCGCGCGAGGAGCTGCAGCTGCAGCTGGTGCAGGAGCTGGTGGTCTCGCTCGCCGTCACCGCCGCCCGCGAGCCCGCGCTGGCCGCGCACCTCGCCGAGTACTGGGCCGCCGAGACCCCCGAGGGCCCGACCGGACGGCTGCTGCACGACTTCACCGCCCTGCTGGCCACCCCCGGCCTGGGCGACACCCTGCTCCGGCTGGCCACCGGCTGA
- a CDS encoding glycosyl hydrolase family 18 protein produces MRRRRHRLSLLAVGSLLVPLIAVVLPATAAHAAEPTATFTKDQDWGTGYGGSYTVNNASSAALNNWVLEFDLPTGNSVASLWNATYTAASSHVTVKPPSWQTSIPAGGSYNFGFNIAYSGAYTPLKNCKLNGKPCDGTGSDTQAPTVPGNLRASLVGANGASLTWTASTDNVAVAGYDVYDGAAKVGSSATNSLSLTGLAVGTHTFTVVAYDSSSNRSAASGGAQLTVPQPPVDNQPPTVPGTPSVTGTSSSSISLSWTASTDNVGVVAYDVYNGSTIAKTVTTNAATVDGLAADTSYTFTVKARDAAGNTSGASGPVTGKTQQGGTTPGTTIGYFTQWSIYARGYSVKKLDTSGSAAKLNYLNYAFANIHPTTKQCFITNKAAGNDSDPNAGDGAGDAWADFGKGWDAGNSVAGTTDTWDQPLAGNFNQLKQLKAKYPNLKIQISIGGWSYSKWFSDAASTDASRKALVSSCIDMYIKGNLPVIDGRGGAGSAAGIFDGIDLDWEWPNSDGHLGNVFKPADKANYTLLAQEFRRQLDALGATTGKHYTLSAFLPADPAKVSAGIDIPGLFGAFDFATIQGYDYHGAWETTTNQQSAIKLAAGDPSTPDRQFSSEIAINAYLQGGAPKSKLTLGVPFYGRGWTGVPRGTTNGLFQTSTGPAPGTYENGYEDYHKLKDMAASGGYTIYRDPASGHAYIYNGTVLYTYDDPTEIARKAAWIKSQGLAGAMIWSFDGDTANGELMTALSNGLK; encoded by the coding sequence ATGCGCAGACGTCGGCACCGCCTCTCCCTCCTCGCCGTCGGGAGCCTGCTCGTCCCGCTCATCGCGGTCGTCCTGCCCGCCACCGCCGCACACGCGGCGGAACCGACCGCCACCTTCACCAAGGACCAGGACTGGGGCACCGGGTACGGCGGCAGCTACACCGTCAACAACGCCTCCTCGGCCGCGCTGAACAACTGGGTGCTGGAGTTCGACCTCCCGACCGGCAACAGCGTCGCCTCGCTCTGGAACGCGACCTACACCGCGGCGTCCTCGCACGTCACGGTGAAGCCGCCGAGCTGGCAGACCTCGATCCCGGCCGGCGGCTCGTACAACTTCGGCTTCAACATCGCCTACTCGGGCGCGTACACGCCGCTGAAGAACTGCAAGCTGAACGGCAAGCCGTGCGACGGCACCGGCTCGGACACCCAGGCGCCGACCGTGCCGGGCAACCTGCGGGCCTCGCTGGTGGGCGCCAACGGCGCCTCACTGACCTGGACGGCCTCCACCGACAACGTCGCGGTGGCCGGCTACGACGTGTACGACGGCGCGGCCAAGGTGGGCAGCTCGGCGACCAACTCGCTGTCGCTGACCGGGCTCGCGGTGGGCACCCACACCTTCACGGTGGTGGCGTACGACTCCTCGTCCAACCGTTCCGCGGCCTCCGGCGGGGCCCAGCTGACCGTGCCGCAGCCGCCGGTCGACAACCAGCCGCCGACCGTCCCGGGGACGCCGTCGGTGACCGGCACCAGCTCCAGTTCGATCTCGCTGAGCTGGACGGCCTCCACCGACAACGTCGGCGTGGTGGCGTACGACGTGTACAACGGCTCGACCATCGCCAAGACGGTGACCACCAACGCGGCGACGGTGGACGGCCTGGCCGCCGACACCTCGTACACCTTCACCGTGAAGGCGCGGGACGCGGCCGGCAACACCTCGGGCGCCTCCGGCCCGGTGACCGGGAAGACCCAGCAGGGCGGCACCACGCCCGGGACGACCATCGGGTACTTCACCCAGTGGTCGATCTACGCCCGCGGCTACAGCGTGAAGAAGCTGGACACCTCGGGCAGCGCGGCGAAGCTCAACTACCTCAACTACGCCTTCGCCAACATCCACCCGACCACCAAGCAGTGCTTCATCACCAACAAGGCGGCGGGCAACGACTCCGACCCGAACGCCGGTGACGGCGCCGGTGACGCCTGGGCCGACTTCGGCAAGGGCTGGGACGCGGGCAACTCGGTGGCCGGCACCACGGACACCTGGGACCAGCCGCTGGCGGGCAACTTCAACCAGCTGAAGCAGCTGAAGGCCAAGTACCCCAACCTCAAGATCCAGATCTCGATCGGCGGCTGGTCGTACAGCAAGTGGTTCTCCGACGCGGCCTCCACCGACGCCTCCCGCAAGGCGCTGGTGAGCTCCTGCATCGACATGTACATCAAGGGCAACCTGCCGGTGATCGACGGCCGCGGTGGCGCGGGCTCGGCCGCGGGCATCTTCGACGGCATCGACCTCGACTGGGAGTGGCCGAACTCCGACGGGCACCTGGGCAACGTCTTCAAGCCCGCCGACAAGGCCAACTACACCCTGCTGGCCCAGGAGTTCCGTCGCCAGCTGGACGCGCTGGGCGCCACCACCGGCAAGCACTACACGCTGAGCGCCTTCCTGCCGGCCGACCCGGCGAAGGTCTCCGCGGGCATCGACATCCCGGGCCTGTTCGGGGCGTTCGACTTCGCCACCATCCAGGGCTACGACTACCACGGCGCCTGGGAGACCACCACCAACCAGCAGTCCGCGATCAAGCTGGCCGCCGGTGACCCGAGCACGCCCGACCGGCAGTTCAGCTCGGAGATCGCGATCAACGCCTACCTGCAGGGCGGTGCGCCCAAGTCCAAGCTGACCCTGGGCGTCCCGTTCTACGGCCGCGGCTGGACGGGCGTGCCGCGCGGCACCACCAACGGGCTGTTCCAGACCTCGACCGGCCCGGCCCCGGGCACCTACGAGAACGGGTACGAGGACTACCACAAGCTCAAGGACATGGCGGCGAGCGGTGGTTACACCATCTACCGCGACCCGGCCTCCGGCCACGCGTACATCTACAACGGCACGGTGCTGTACACCTACGACGACCCGACCGAGATCGCCCGCAAGGCCGCCTGGATCAAGTCCCAGGGGCTGGCCGGCGCGATGATCTGGTCGTTCGACGGTGACACCGCCAACGGCGAGTTGATGACCGCGCTGTCCAACGGCCTGAAGTAG
- a CDS encoding spermidine synthase has protein sequence MSVLPTREGLEPPVTVDRREGPYGEVVLRRRGGHYEIIANGCFLMDTADGRSERLLVRAALDLLPGAGRSVLIGGLGVGFSLAHAAAEPRWERIVVVEREGAIVDWHRAGPLAAFSAGALEDPRVTVVHADLVAHLAADGPGYDALCLDIDNGPDWTVSDANAGLYGPAGLAAAHRRLNPGGVLAVWSAQPSAAFEQALRDAGFAGVHTLQVAVERGVPDVVHLARRA, from the coding sequence ATGTCCGTGCTGCCGACCCGGGAGGGCCTGGAGCCGCCCGTCACCGTCGACCGGCGCGAGGGGCCGTACGGCGAGGTGGTGCTGCGCCGGCGCGGCGGGCACTACGAGATCATCGCCAACGGCTGCTTCCTGATGGACACCGCCGACGGCCGCTCCGAACGGCTGCTGGTCCGGGCCGCGCTCGACCTGCTGCCGGGGGCCGGCCGGTCGGTGCTGATCGGCGGACTGGGCGTCGGCTTCTCGCTGGCCCACGCCGCCGCCGAGCCGCGCTGGGAGCGGATCGTGGTGGTCGAGCGGGAGGGCGCGATCGTCGACTGGCACCGTGCCGGGCCGCTGGCCGCGTTCTCCGCCGGTGCGCTGGAGGACCCGCGGGTCACGGTGGTCCACGCCGACCTGGTCGCCCATCTGGCCGCCGACGGGCCCGGCTACGACGCGCTCTGCCTCGACATCGACAACGGCCCGGACTGGACCGTCAGCGACGCCAACGCCGGCCTGTACGGCCCGGCCGGGCTGGCCGCCGCCCACCGGCGGCTCAACCCCGGCGGGGTGCTCGCGGTGTGGAGCGCCCAGCCCTCCGCCGCCTTCGAGCAGGCGCTGCGGGACGCCGGCTTCGCCGGGGTGCACACCCTGCAGGTGGCGGTCGAGCGCGGCGTGCCGGATGTCGTCCACCTGGCACGCCGCGCCTGA
- a CDS encoding LapA family protein, with amino-acid sequence MTKTSGGSSGPQQRGEIAGVPTRYIAIAVIVVLAVWFLFANLERVQIQFWVFTVTCPLWIALLATLLAGTALGWLLKGRQQR; translated from the coding sequence GTGACCAAGACATCCGGTGGTTCCTCAGGTCCCCAGCAGCGCGGCGAGATCGCGGGCGTTCCGACCCGGTACATCGCGATCGCCGTGATCGTGGTGCTGGCGGTCTGGTTCCTGTTCGCCAACCTCGAGAGGGTGCAGATCCAGTTCTGGGTGTTCACGGTGACCTGCCCGCTGTGGATCGCCCTGCTGGCCACCCTGCTGGCCGGCACCGCGCTGGGCTGGCTGCTGAAAGGCCGTCAGCAGAGATGA
- a CDS encoding ABC transporter ATP-binding protein produces the protein MKAPQAAEQGPATMLPVASGATVRAYARVLVRRHRWGLAGVVGLHTAATVAGLVGPAVLGALVESLSAGTAEERIRGAVAWYLGSLAVAAVFSGLSALRGSVLGEAVLADLREDFLTRSVALPPGVLERAGTGDLVSRGTTDVDRLARSVRDAVPELAVAVVSVVLVLGALVVTSPLLAAAAMLGLPTLLVGSRWYFRRAPQAYRAESAGYAAVNTVLAETVDAGRTVEALRLGPERIRLTDRKIHAWVDWERYTLWLRTVWFPTVDGTYAIAVISTLVVGGLFAMQGWLDAGRLTAGVLYAQALVHPVGMILRWYEELQTGQASLARLVGVREVADPDTDAALRPDGRRVEAREVRFGYREGADVLHGITLDVAPGSRVALVGPSGAGKSTLGRLLAGIYAPGRGRVTLGGVPLARMPAERIRTEVALVNQEHHVFVGTLRDNLRLARADADDTELREALAAVDAADWAEALPEGLDTEVGSGGAALTPSQAQQLALARLVLADPHTLVLDEATSLLDPRAARHLERSLSRVLEGRTVVAIAHRLHTAHDADVIAVVEEGRISEYGPHPALVAAGGPYAALWRSWRDER, from the coding sequence ATGAAGGCACCGCAGGCGGCCGAGCAGGGGCCCGCGACGATGCTGCCGGTGGCGTCGGGGGCGACGGTGCGGGCGTACGCGCGGGTGCTGGTGCGCCGGCACCGGTGGGGGCTGGCCGGGGTGGTGGGGCTGCACACGGCGGCCACGGTCGCCGGGCTGGTCGGCCCGGCGGTGCTCGGCGCGCTGGTCGAGTCGCTGTCGGCGGGGACGGCCGAGGAGCGGATCCGGGGCGCGGTCGCCTGGTACCTGGGGTCGCTGGCGGTCGCGGCGGTGTTCAGCGGGCTGTCGGCGCTGCGCGGCAGCGTGCTGGGCGAGGCGGTGCTGGCCGACCTGCGGGAGGACTTCCTGACCCGCTCGGTCGCGCTGCCGCCCGGCGTGCTGGAGCGCGCCGGCACCGGCGACCTGGTCTCCCGCGGCACCACCGACGTCGACCGGCTGGCCCGCTCGGTCCGGGACGCGGTGCCGGAGCTGGCGGTCGCGGTGGTGTCGGTGGTGCTGGTGCTGGGCGCGCTGGTGGTGACCTCGCCGCTGCTGGCGGCGGCCGCCATGCTGGGCCTGCCCACGCTGCTGGTGGGCTCGCGCTGGTACTTCCGCCGCGCCCCGCAGGCGTACCGCGCCGAGTCGGCCGGGTACGCGGCGGTGAACACGGTGCTCGCCGAGACGGTCGACGCCGGCCGCACGGTGGAGGCGCTGCGGCTCGGACCGGAGCGGATCCGGCTGACGGACCGCAAGATCCACGCGTGGGTGGACTGGGAGCGGTACACGCTGTGGCTGCGCACGGTCTGGTTCCCCACGGTGGACGGCACCTACGCGATCGCGGTGATCTCGACCCTGGTGGTCGGCGGGCTGTTCGCGATGCAGGGCTGGCTGGACGCGGGCCGGCTGACCGCCGGGGTGCTGTACGCGCAGGCGCTGGTGCACCCGGTCGGGATGATCCTGCGCTGGTACGAGGAGCTGCAGACCGGCCAGGCGTCGCTGGCCCGGCTGGTCGGGGTGCGCGAGGTCGCGGACCCGGACACCGACGCGGCGCTGCGCCCGGACGGCCGCCGGGTCGAGGCGCGCGAGGTGCGGTTCGGCTACCGGGAGGGCGCGGACGTGCTGCACGGGATCACCCTGGACGTGGCACCGGGCAGCCGGGTCGCGCTGGTCGGGCCCTCCGGCGCGGGCAAGTCGACGCTGGGCCGGCTGCTGGCCGGCATCTACGCGCCGGGCCGCGGCCGGGTCACCCTGGGCGGGGTGCCGCTGGCCCGGATGCCCGCCGAGCGGATCCGCACCGAGGTCGCGCTGGTCAACCAGGAGCACCACGTCTTCGTCGGCACCCTGCGCGACAACCTGCGCCTGGCCCGGGCGGACGCGGACGACACCGAGCTGCGCGAGGCACTGGCCGCGGTGGACGCCGCGGACTGGGCCGAGGCCCTGCCGGAGGGGCTGGACACCGAGGTGGGCTCCGGCGGCGCGGCGCTGACGCCCTCGCAGGCGCAGCAGCTGGCGCTGGCCCGGCTGGTGCTGGCGGACCCGCACACCCTGGTGCTGGACGAGGCGACCTCGCTGCTGGACCCGCGGGCCGCCCGGCACCTGGAGCGTTCGCTCTCCCGGGTGCTGGAGGGCCGCACGGTGGTGGCGATCGCGCACCGCCTGCACACCGCGCACGACGCGGACGTGATCGCGGTGGTGGAGGAGGGCCGGATCAGCGAGTACGGCCCGCACCCGGCCCTGGTCGCGGCGGGCGGTCCGTACGCCGCGCTGTGGCGGTCCTGGCGGGACGAGCGCTGA
- a CDS encoding ABC transporter ATP-binding protein, whose protein sequence is MDQLETLPLADPGRPDLSSPTGFLRWLRREQRAGQHLATLWGVAEMSCLAALPVALGRGIQAVVDHDRGALWHAALLALALSAGQSCATVLLHRRAVWNWIRAASTVRQLVARQASHLGSGLSRRIATGEVVAVSSGDVEKIGWYVELTARVRAAVLVWLGVSGVVLLRRPLLGLIVLLGVPVLAAAVLPLLGPFERRYTAQRALGGKATALAADTVAGLRVLRGIGGEELFLRRYREASQRVRAAAVRTARINALIRAQELLLPGLFVVGVTWYGAELAAHGRIGVGELVAVYGATAFLAAPLRILGEAAHAWSVARVSAERAVRVLSAGAAGRREATAVLPAADRSDLHDPASGLTARAGRLTAVVCGDPDVAGELAARLGGEAGDGTPSARLGGVPFDAVAAGEVRAAVMVHDKEPVLLSGTLADLLDVPRSGRVAVEDALAAARAEDVLDALVDGSPECGGEPMRARITERGRSLSGGQRQRLALARSLVADPPVLVLDEPTSAVDAHTEARIAAGLRKLREERTTVVLATSPLLLDQADAVHLLQDGRVVATGTHRTLLAREPRYRAVVTREDDAPPGAEEER, encoded by the coding sequence ATGGACCAGCTCGAAACGCTCCCGCTCGCCGACCCCGGCCGCCCCGACCTGTCCTCCCCGACCGGATTCCTCCGCTGGCTGCGGCGCGAGCAGCGCGCCGGCCAGCACCTCGCCACGCTCTGGGGCGTGGCGGAGATGAGCTGCCTCGCCGCGCTCCCGGTGGCGCTCGGCCGCGGCATCCAGGCCGTCGTCGACCACGACCGCGGCGCGCTGTGGCACGCCGCGCTGCTGGCGCTGGCGCTCTCCGCCGGCCAGTCCTGCGCCACCGTGCTGCTGCACCGCCGGGCGGTCTGGAACTGGATCCGCGCCGCCTCCACCGTCCGCCAGCTGGTCGCCCGGCAGGCCTCCCACCTCGGCTCCGGGCTCTCCCGGCGGATCGCCACCGGCGAGGTGGTCGCCGTCTCCAGCGGCGACGTCGAGAAGATCGGCTGGTACGTCGAGCTGACCGCCCGGGTGCGCGCCGCCGTGCTGGTCTGGCTGGGCGTCAGCGGCGTGGTCCTGCTCCGGCGGCCGCTGCTGGGGCTGATCGTGCTGCTCGGCGTCCCGGTGCTCGCGGCGGCGGTGCTGCCCCTGCTCGGCCCGTTCGAACGGCGGTACACCGCGCAGCGCGCGCTCGGCGGCAAGGCCACCGCGCTGGCCGCCGACACCGTGGCCGGGCTGCGGGTGCTGCGCGGCATCGGCGGGGAGGAGCTCTTCCTGCGCCGGTACCGGGAGGCCTCCCAGCGGGTCCGGGCGGCCGCGGTGCGGACCGCCCGGATCAACGCGCTGATCCGGGCCCAGGAGCTGCTGCTGCCCGGGCTCTTCGTGGTCGGCGTGACCTGGTACGGGGCGGAGCTGGCGGCGCACGGGCGGATCGGCGTCGGCGAGCTGGTCGCGGTGTACGGCGCGACGGCCTTCCTGGCGGCGCCGCTGCGGATCCTGGGCGAGGCCGCGCACGCCTGGAGCGTGGCCCGGGTGTCGGCGGAGCGGGCGGTCCGGGTGCTGTCGGCCGGCGCGGCGGGGCGGCGGGAGGCCACCGCCGTGCTGCCCGCCGCCGACCGCTCCGACCTGCACGACCCGGCGAGCGGGCTGACCGCGCGGGCCGGGCGGCTGACCGCCGTGGTGTGCGGCGACCCCGACGTCGCGGGCGAGCTGGCGGCCCGGCTCGGCGGGGAAGCGGGGGACGGCACGCCCAGCGCCCGGCTGGGCGGGGTGCCGTTCGACGCGGTGGCCGCGGGCGAGGTGCGGGCGGCGGTGATGGTGCACGACAAGGAGCCGGTGCTGCTCTCCGGGACGCTCGCGGACCTGCTGGACGTCCCGCGTTCCGGGCGGGTCGCGGTGGAGGACGCGCTGGCCGCCGCCAGGGCGGAGGACGTGCTGGACGCGCTGGTGGACGGCTCGCCCGAGTGCGGGGGCGAGCCGATGCGGGCCCGGATCACCGAGCGCGGGCGCTCGCTCTCCGGCGGGCAGCGCCAGCGGCTGGCACTGGCCCGGTCGCTGGTGGCGGACCCGCCGGTGCTGGTGCTGGACGAGCCGACCAGCGCGGTCGACGCGCACACCGAGGCGCGGATCGCGGCGGGCCTGCGCAAGCTCCGCGAGGAGCGGACCACGGTGGTCCTGGCGACCAGCCCGCTGCTGCTGGACCAGGCGGACGCGGTCCACCTGCTGCAGGACGGCAGGGTCGTGGCGACCGGGACGCACCGCACGCTGCTGGCGCGCGAGCCCCGCTACCGCGCCGTCGTGACCAGGGAAGACGACGCCCCGCCCGGGGCCGAGGAGGAACGATGA
- a CDS encoding aldo/keto reductase, with protein MTSIPHVTLNNGAEIPQLGFGVWQVPDAEAAPAVRTAIEAGYRSVDTAAIYENEAGTGKAIAEAGVARDELFVTTKLWNSGTRDWSGAQGRDAVRRAFDTSLDLLGLEYLDLYLIHWPRPMHDSFLNIWQAFEELLADGRVKSVGVSNFGTAQLETLLKESSVVPVLNQVELHPHFPQHELRAFHAEHGIATEAWSPLGQGKGLLSEPALVKVAAKHGRTVAQVVLRWHLQSGVIAIPKSVTPSRIRENLDVAGFELDAEDMAAIAAVETGERLGPDPQGFDWN; from the coding sequence GTGACCAGCATTCCCCACGTGACCCTCAACAACGGCGCGGAGATCCCGCAGCTCGGTTTCGGCGTCTGGCAGGTGCCGGACGCGGAGGCCGCCCCGGCCGTGCGCACCGCGATCGAGGCGGGTTACCGCTCCGTCGACACCGCCGCGATCTACGAGAACGAGGCGGGCACCGGCAAGGCGATCGCCGAGGCCGGCGTCGCCCGCGACGAGCTGTTCGTCACCACCAAGCTGTGGAACTCCGGCACCCGCGACTGGTCCGGCGCCCAGGGCCGGGACGCGGTGCGCAGGGCCTTCGACACCTCGCTCGACCTGCTGGGCCTGGAGTACCTCGACCTGTACCTGATCCACTGGCCGCGCCCGATGCACGACAGCTTCCTCAACATCTGGCAGGCGTTCGAGGAGCTGCTGGCCGACGGCCGGGTCAAGTCGGTCGGCGTGTCCAACTTCGGCACCGCGCAGCTGGAGACGCTGCTCAAGGAGAGCTCCGTCGTCCCGGTGCTCAACCAGGTCGAGCTGCACCCGCACTTCCCGCAGCACGAGCTGCGCGCCTTCCACGCCGAGCACGGCATCGCCACCGAGGCGTGGTCGCCGCTCGGCCAGGGCAAGGGCCTGCTCAGCGAGCCGGCCCTGGTGAAGGTCGCGGCGAAGCACGGCCGCACGGTGGCCCAGGTGGTCCTGCGCTGGCACCTGCAGAGCGGTGTCATCGCCATCCCGAAGTCGGTGACCCCGTCCCGCATCCGGGAGAACCTCGACGTCGCCGGCTTCGAGCTGGACGCGGAGGACATGGCCGCGATCGCCGCCGTCGAGACCGGCGAGCGCCTCGGCCCGGACCCGCAGGGCTTCGACTGGAACTGA
- a CDS encoding MarR family winged helix-turn-helix transcriptional regulator: MAQQVHTRLWSEYVGTELTAPQFAVLLVLALEPGADQRTVGERASLDKATMAEMVARLVRRGLVLRRRDPADGRRKLLALSQNGAQAVREATGGVVRVQRTLFEPLSPDEQLEIVRVMSKIARLEPAAVAVMNDARPTLDAQRAIGYLIRVAQQVHTKLWSEKVGSELTAPQYAVLDALESEPGADQRTVGELASLDKATMAEMVSRLVRRGLVLRRRDPSDGRRNLLSLSPAGQELLHRSAAGVREVQEALLAPLEPHEHEPAMALLAKAARL, encoded by the coding sequence GTGGCCCAGCAGGTGCACACCCGCTTGTGGTCCGAATACGTCGGTACCGAGCTCACGGCTCCGCAGTTCGCCGTGCTGCTGGTACTGGCCCTGGAGCCCGGAGCCGACCAGCGCACGGTCGGCGAGCGGGCTTCGCTCGACAAGGCGACGATGGCCGAAATGGTCGCCCGCCTGGTGCGTCGCGGCCTGGTGCTGCGCCGCCGCGACCCGGCCGACGGCCGGCGCAAGCTGCTGGCGCTCTCGCAGAACGGCGCGCAGGCCGTCCGCGAGGCCACCGGCGGCGTGGTCCGCGTGCAGCGGACCCTCTTCGAACCGCTCAGCCCCGACGAGCAGCTGGAAATCGTCCGGGTGATGTCGAAGATAGCCAGGCTGGAACCGGCCGCGGTCGCCGTCATGAACGACGCGCGCCCGACGCTGGACGCCCAGCGGGCGATCGGCTACCTGATCCGGGTGGCCCAGCAGGTGCACACCAAGCTCTGGTCCGAGAAGGTCGGCTCCGAGCTGACCGCGCCGCAGTACGCGGTGCTCGACGCCCTCGAGTCCGAGCCGGGAGCCGACCAGCGGACGGTCGGCGAACTGGCATCGCTCGACAAGGCGACGATGGCCGAGATGGTCAGCCGGCTGGTCCGGCGCGGCCTGGTGCTGCGCCGACGCGACCCGTCGGACGGCCGGCGCAACCTGCTCTCGCTCTCCCCGGCCGGTCAGGAGCTGCTGCACCGCTCCGCCGCCGGCGTGCGCGAGGTCCAGGAGGCGCTGCTCGCTCCGCTGGAGCCGCACGAGCACGAGCCGGCGATGGCGCTGCTCGCCAAGGCGGCCCGGCTGTAA
- the fabG gene encoding 3-oxoacyl-ACP reductase FabG, which produces MTEQTSTSRVAVVTGAARGIGAATALRLAADGFAVAVVDLTEEAGRETVAAITAAGGRALAVAADVSDAEQVQTAVDRIADELGAPVVLVNNAGVLRDNLLFKMSESDWDTVMNVHLRGAFLMTRAVQKYMVDAGYGRIVSLSSSSAQGNRGQLNYSTAKAGLQGFTKTLAIELGKFGVTANAVAPGFIATDMTAATAARVGMEFEAFKQAAATAIPVQRVGTPEDIAHTISFLVSEGAGFVSGQVIYVAGGPLD; this is translated from the coding sequence ATGACCGAGCAGACCAGCACCTCCCGAGTCGCCGTCGTCACCGGCGCGGCCCGCGGCATCGGCGCCGCCACCGCGCTGCGGCTGGCCGCGGACGGCTTCGCGGTGGCCGTGGTCGACCTGACCGAGGAGGCCGGCCGGGAGACCGTGGCCGCGATCACCGCCGCGGGCGGCCGGGCCCTCGCGGTCGCCGCCGACGTCTCCGACGCCGAGCAGGTGCAGACCGCCGTCGACCGGATCGCGGACGAGCTGGGCGCGCCCGTCGTCCTGGTCAACAACGCGGGCGTGCTCCGCGACAACCTGCTGTTCAAGATGTCCGAGTCGGACTGGGACACCGTGATGAACGTGCACCTGCGGGGCGCGTTCCTGATGACCCGCGCGGTGCAGAAGTACATGGTGGACGCCGGCTACGGCCGGATCGTGAGCCTGTCCTCCTCCTCCGCGCAGGGCAACCGCGGCCAGCTCAACTACTCCACCGCCAAGGCCGGCCTGCAGGGCTTCACCAAGACCCTGGCCATCGAGCTCGGCAAGTTCGGCGTCACCGCCAACGCGGTCGCCCCCGGCTTCATCGCCACCGACATGACCGCGGCCACCGCGGCCCGGGTCGGCATGGAGTTCGAGGCGTTCAAGCAGGCCGCCGCGACCGCCATCCCGGTCCAGCGGGTCGGCACGCCGGAGGACATCGCGCACACCATCTCCTTCCTGGTGAGCGAGGGCGCCGGCTTCGTCTCCGGCCAGGTGATCTACGTCGCGGGCGGCCCGCTCGACTGA